From Cecembia calidifontis, one genomic window encodes:
- a CDS encoding transporter: MRKFYCAIVLMAILYLNHIPQTRAQMPFDEIMMPKGEICFAGIYENGKWNQYWEGDYLRENANIGTLTRQMFMPMVAMGLTKKINIIASLPYISTEASGGTQVGQSGIQDLNVSMKVDWLQHRVGSGRILFLTNTHFSTPVGTYLSDYMPFSIGAGAPEVGVRGIGGYKMDNGLVFRMAAAYLWRGQTEIERDYYYKNGSVYSTFMNVPNALNIHGAIGYCTLENRLRLEATYMSLNCLSGDDIRAYNRPQPTNKMEVSQIGFWTQYYIKADRGFGAIAYLNHTITGRNMGKATAIGLGLTYQFKAY, translated from the coding sequence ATGAGAAAATTTTACTGCGCAATAGTGCTTATGGCAATATTGTATCTTAACCATATACCACAGACCCGTGCCCAAATGCCCTTTGATGAAATTATGATGCCAAAAGGTGAAATCTGTTTTGCAGGAATTTATGAAAACGGTAAATGGAACCAGTACTGGGAAGGAGATTATTTGAGAGAAAATGCCAACATTGGTACTTTGACCCGGCAGATGTTTATGCCCATGGTGGCCATGGGATTGACAAAAAAAATCAACATTATTGCTAGTTTACCTTATATAAGTACCGAAGCTTCTGGAGGCACTCAGGTTGGACAATCCGGCATTCAGGATTTGAATGTTTCCATGAAAGTAGACTGGCTTCAACACCGTGTGGGAAGCGGAAGGATTCTTTTTCTGACCAATACACACTTCAGCACACCGGTAGGCACATATTTATCTGATTATATGCCATTTAGTATCGGTGCCGGGGCTCCAGAAGTGGGTGTCAGGGGAATCGGAGGCTATAAAATGGATAATGGCCTTGTATTCAGAATGGCCGCAGCTTACCTATGGAGGGGACAGACCGAAATTGAAAGAGATTATTACTACAAAAACGGAAGCGTTTATTCCACATTCATGAACGTCCCCAATGCACTGAATATTCATGGAGCTATTGGCTACTGTACCCTAGAAAACAGGCTCAGGCTGGAAGCCACTTATATGAGTTTAAATTGCCTTTCCGGAGATGACATCAGGGCTTACAACAGGCCACAGCCTACCAATAAGATGGAAGTCAGCCAAATTGGTTTTTGGACACAATACTACATCAAAGCAGACCGGGGCTTCGGAGCCATTGCTTACCTGAACCATACCATTACAGGACGAAATATGGGTAAAGCCACCGCAATAGGACTCGGTCTCACTTACCAATTCAAAGCATACTAA
- a CDS encoding phosphatase PAP2 family protein — MKKNIYQLIILIVAAFCLQSCLEETPRYYDFESYEFSTLDENGGNWKPILVANPSQIQLTAPQAINSAAYQAELAEVKNLIAGMTASEKQAVEYWTSNPVIRWNEIALEMAAKYNLIPGPNADGTYTLPNPANPVGPPAFPFAHPPYTSRMLAYLSVAQYDGLILAWHYKFKFNRMGPYRQDPNIRSAYPENGLPSYPSHGAAVAKVSKEILTLMFPLEAAVLEQHYQEHLQSMLQAGINVRSDLDAGIYIGEEVVKLAKARASTDGMAKAQTPKTVSDSIANVAFERFGWKWQNQEIPQRPVGLTPLFGQVKMWHVPTVEEVRSGPPPAIGSPQYEEDVRELRRYAAHMTLEQRRIANWWEDGLGSYTPPGHWNKFAKLSIVKNKLNPLRAARVFAYMNTAIMDAGVACWDTKYYYHYPRPIETIRGFKTILGTPNFPAYTSGHSTFSAAGAEVLSFFFPSDAQRFTEWAEEAAVSRIYGGIHYRFDATEGTKQGRLVGTYAVNKAKVDGLF, encoded by the coding sequence ATGAAAAAAAATATATACCAACTAATCATTCTTATAGTCGCAGCATTTTGTCTGCAATCCTGCCTTGAGGAGACTCCCAGATATTACGATTTTGAGTCTTATGAATTCAGCACCTTGGATGAAAACGGAGGTAACTGGAAGCCCATTTTAGTGGCTAATCCTTCCCAAATTCAATTGACTGCACCGCAAGCCATCAACTCTGCTGCTTATCAAGCTGAATTGGCAGAAGTTAAGAATTTAATTGCCGGAATGACTGCTTCGGAAAAACAGGCTGTTGAGTATTGGACAAGCAATCCTGTAATCCGATGGAATGAAATTGCCCTTGAAATGGCAGCAAAATACAACCTTATCCCTGGCCCAAATGCCGACGGAACCTACACTTTGCCCAATCCCGCCAATCCTGTTGGCCCACCTGCTTTCCCTTTTGCCCATCCACCCTACACCAGTAGGATGTTGGCATACCTGAGTGTGGCCCAATATGATGGTTTAATACTGGCATGGCATTATAAGTTTAAGTTCAATAGAATGGGCCCCTATCGCCAAGATCCAAATATTCGTTCCGCTTACCCTGAAAATGGCCTGCCTTCTTACCCATCCCACGGAGCGGCGGTGGCCAAAGTATCCAAAGAAATCCTAACACTCATGTTTCCTTTGGAAGCAGCCGTTTTGGAACAGCATTATCAAGAACATCTTCAAAGTATGCTGCAGGCAGGAATCAATGTTCGCAGTGACTTAGATGCAGGCATCTATATAGGCGAGGAAGTAGTCAAATTAGCCAAAGCCCGCGCATCCACGGATGGTATGGCCAAAGCCCAAACACCGAAGACTGTATCAGATTCCATTGCGAATGTTGCATTTGAGCGTTTTGGATGGAAATGGCAAAATCAAGAAATCCCTCAGCGGCCGGTTGGCCTGACTCCGCTTTTTGGTCAGGTGAAAATGTGGCATGTGCCTACAGTGGAAGAAGTTAGATCTGGTCCTCCTCCGGCCATAGGATCACCACAATATGAAGAGGACGTCAGGGAATTAAGACGCTATGCGGCCCACATGACCCTGGAACAAAGGAGGATTGCCAACTGGTGGGAAGACGGTTTAGGCTCCTATACCCCTCCTGGCCATTGGAACAAGTTTGCCAAATTATCCATCGTCAAAAATAAACTGAACCCCTTAAGGGCTGCCAGGGTATTTGCCTACATGAACACCGCAATCATGGATGCAGGTGTAGCTTGCTGGGACACCAAATATTATTACCATTACCCACGGCCTATTGAAACAATCCGTGGATTCAAAACAATTCTTGGTACCCCCAATTTTCCTGCTTACACTTCTGGCCACAGCACTTTTTCGGCGGCTGGAGCTGAAGTCTTATCCTTCTTCTTCCCCAGCGATGCCCAGCGCTTTACTGAATGGGCAGAAGAAGCCGCTGTTTCAAGAATTTATGGCGGGATACATTACCGATTTGATGCAACAGAAGGTACTAAACAAGGCCGTCTGGTGGGCACTTATGCTGTCAATAAAGCAAAAGTTGACGGACTGTTCTAA